A genomic stretch from Neochlamydia sp. AcF84 includes:
- a CDS encoding DUF4116 domain-containing protein, with amino-acid sequence MAINSLSRACLSINHKADYIPIASTVVNLVDIFQKVVVLPLKEKENISKSLYCTYLKQKTFKRCIILLIPVLGNILVGIWDFTHPCKENDRDALHTAIQKNDKKAFKEAICRFKNDKEAVLIAIQYDGLALKYASLKLRNDKQVVLAAVQKCGLALKYASRELRNDKGIALAAVKEDGLALQYASEEQRNHEGIVFAAVQQNGLALQYASEKLRNHKGIALAAVKEDGLALQYASEELRNHEGIVLTAVQQNGWALQYANEKLRNHKGIVLTAVQQNGLALRYVSVALRNNKEIVLAAVKQNGLALRYVSVALRNNKGIVLAAVKQNGLALRHASEELQNHEEIVLAAVKQNGLALKYASKELRNHTEIALMAVQQNGLALRHVNEELQNDKEIVLAAVQKYGWALKYASEERRNDKEIILAAVQKYGWVLQYSSPALQNDREIVLAAIKQCGCTLEYASEELRNDKEIVLTAVQQNGLALQYASEELQNNKEIVLAAVQQDGLTLQYASAELRSDKEIVLAAVQQHGWALCYASQELQNDEKIVLAAVQQNGFALRHASQELRKNKEIVLVAAKKDYLALEYASKEVWRDREFVLAAVKQYGRALRYASEELRNDKEIVFAAVKQYGRALKYASEELQNHEGIALAAVLQNSRALKHASHKLQKDLRLIVRQKQISL; translated from the coding sequence ATGGCAATAAATTCTCTATCCAGAGCGTGCTTATCTATTAATCATAAGGCTGATTACATCCCTATCGCCAGCACGGTGGTTAATTTAGTCGATATCTTTCAAAAAGTAGTTGTCTTACCTTTAAAGGAAAAAGAAAATATATCTAAAAGCCTTTACTGTACTTACCTTAAACAGAAGACTTTTAAGCGCTGTATAATTTTGTTGATTCCCGTGTTAGGGAATATACTCGTTGGAATTTGGGATTTTACCCATCCTTGCAAAGAGAATGATAGAGACGCCCTGCATACTGCAATTCAGAAGAATGATAAGAAGGCTTTTAAAGAGGCTATCTGCAGGTTTAAAAATGATAAGGAAGCCGTTCTTATCGCTATTCAGTATGATGGCTTAGCCCTTAAGTATGCTAGTTTAAAGCTTCGAAATGATAAGCAAGTTGTTCTTGCAGCTGTTCAAAAATGTGGGCTGGCGCTTAAGTATGCTAGCAGAGAGCTACGGAACGACAAAGGAATCGCTCTTGCGGCTGTTAAGGAAGATGGTTTGGCTCTTCAGTATGCTAGCGAAGAGCAGCGGAATCACGAGGGAATCGTCTTTGCGGCTGTCCAGCAAAACGGCTTGGCGCTTCAGTATGCTAGTGAAAAACTGCGGAATCACAAGGGAATCGCTCTTGCGGCTGTTAAGGAAGATGGTTTGGCGCTTCAGTATGCTAGTGAAGAACTGCGGAATCACGAGGGAATCGTTCTTACGGCTGTTCAGCAAAACGGTTGGGCGCTCCAGTATGCTAATGAAAAACTGCGGAATCACAAGGGAATCGTCCTTACGGCTGTTCAACAAAACGGTTTGGCACTTCGGTACGTTAGTGTGGCACTGCGGAATAATAAGGAAATCGTTCTTGCGGCCGTTAAGCAAAACGGTTTGGCACTTCGGTATGTTAGTGTGGCACTGCGGAATAATAAGGGAATCGTTCTTGCGGCCGTTAAGCAAAACGGTTTGGCTCTTCGGCATGCTAGCGAAGAGCTGCAGAACCACGAGGAAATCGTTCTTGCGGCTGTCAAGCAAAACGGGCTGGCACTTAAGTATGCTAGCAAAGAGCTACGGAACCACACGGAAATCGCTCTTATGGCTGTTCAGCAAAACGGCTTGGCGCTTCGGCATGTTAACGAAGAGCTGCAGAACGACAAAGAAATCGTTCTTGCTGCTGTCCAGAAATACGGCTGGGCGCTTAAGTATGCTAGCGAAGAGCGGCGGAACGACAAGGAAATCATTCTTGCTGCTGTTCAGAAATACGGCTGGGTGCTTCAGTATAGTAGCCCAGCACTTCAAAACGACAGGGAAATCGTTCTTGCCGCTATTAAGCAATGCGGTTGCACGCTTGAATATGCTAGCGAAGAGCTACGGAACGACAAAGAAATCGTTCTTACGGCTGTTCAGCAAAATGGCTTGGCCCTTCAGTATGCTAGCGAAGAACTGCAGAATAACAAGGAAATTGTCCTTGCTGCCGTTCAGCAAGATGGTTTAACGCTTCAGTATGCTAGCGCAGAGTTGCGGAGCGACAAGGAAATAGTCCTTGCTGCTGTTCAGCAACATGGTTGGGCCCTTTGCTATGCTAGCCAAGAGCTGCAGAACGACGAGAAAATTGTCCTTGCTGCAGTTCAGCAAAATGGCTTCGCGCTTCGACATGCTAGCCAAGAGCTGCGGAAAAACAAAGAGATTGTCCTTGTGGCTGCCAAGAAAGACTACTTGGCGCTTGAGTATGCTAGCAAAGAGGTGTGGCGCGACAGGGAATTCGTCCTTGCGGCTGTTAAGCAATACGGCCGGGCACTTCGATATGCTAGCGAAGAGCTGCGGAACGACAAGGAAATCGTTTTTGCGGCTGTTAAGCAATATGGCCGGGCACTTAAGTATGCTAGCGAAGAGCTGCAGAACCACGAGGGAATTGCCCTTGCTGCCGTCCTGCAAAACAGCCGGGCACTTAAGCATGCTAGCCACAAACTTCAAAAAGATTTAAGGCTTATAGTTAGGCAAAAACAAATAAGTTTATAG
- a CDS encoding thioesterase family protein, with protein MFISYNKVRMHDTDMAGILYFAKQFRFVHDALEDLMDQEGITLDHLFHHSSFAFVVVHAEADYLKPVKVGDALEVHVEVVHLGTTSFSFAYKIFKKADHVLIGKAKTVHVCLDTQTRSKIPLPDELKNILKKYQPIQQKI; from the coding sequence ATGTTTATCAGTTATAACAAAGTAAGAATGCATGACACGGATATGGCAGGTATCCTTTATTTCGCTAAGCAATTTCGCTTTGTACATGACGCCCTAGAAGATCTAATGGACCAGGAAGGAATCACTTTAGATCACCTTTTCCACCATTCCTCCTTTGCCTTCGTAGTCGTACATGCCGAAGCAGACTATCTAAAACCAGTTAAAGTAGGAGATGCATTAGAGGTGCATGTTGAAGTGGTTCATCTAGGGACAACCTCTTTTTCTTTTGCTTACAAAATTTTCAAAAAAGCAGACCATGTGCTGATCGGCAAAGCTAAAACTGTACACGTTTGCCTAGATACTCAGACCCGCTCAAAAATACCACTTCCCGACGAACTAAAGAATATATTAAAAAAATATCAGCCTATCCAGCAAAAAATTTAG
- a CDS encoding thiamine pyrophosphate-dependent dehydrogenase E1 component subunit alpha, with product MAIPTRTYLNVQGELSSNCKVDIAEGVLVKAYQTMVLTRRLDERMITLQRQGMISFALSSFGEEACSVASAAALSFEDWLYPQYRESGIMFWRGFTPQQYIHQMFCNKEDLILGRQMPNHFGSRALNVVQVSSPIGTQIPHAAGCAYAMKIQKENTVAVAYFGEGATSEGDFHVGLNFAAVRKAPAIFFCRNNGYAISTPAACQFISDGVAPQVIGRNITTYRVDGNDFFAIYEAVSQARQACIEGQGPVFIEAMTYRLGAHSTSDDPSVYRQEKEVLEKQLACPITRLKNFLEKQGLWDVQREKSYLDSINKEITEAIQVAKETGRPALDSLIEDVYFEVPASLAAQYEDIQSLYHA from the coding sequence ATGGCCATTCCAACGCGTACCTATTTAAATGTCCAGGGCGAACTTTCTTCGAATTGTAAAGTAGATATTGCGGAGGGGGTGTTAGTTAAAGCTTATCAAACAATGGTTTTAACACGCCGCTTAGATGAAAGAATGATAACCCTTCAACGTCAAGGAATGATTTCCTTTGCTTTAAGCTCTTTTGGCGAGGAGGCCTGCTCTGTTGCAAGTGCTGCTGCTCTTTCATTTGAAGATTGGCTTTATCCTCAATATAGGGAAAGTGGTATTATGTTTTGGCGAGGGTTTACTCCACAGCAATATATTCACCAAATGTTTTGTAACAAAGAAGATCTTATTTTGGGAAGGCAAATGCCTAATCATTTTGGATCTCGCGCTTTAAATGTTGTACAAGTATCTTCCCCTATTGGTACGCAAATTCCTCATGCTGCTGGCTGTGCTTATGCCATGAAAATTCAAAAAGAAAATACAGTTGCGGTAGCTTATTTTGGTGAAGGAGCCACTTCCGAAGGAGATTTTCATGTAGGCTTGAACTTTGCGGCAGTAAGAAAAGCTCCTGCGATTTTCTTTTGTCGAAATAATGGATATGCCATTTCTACACCAGCCGCATGTCAGTTTATTAGCGATGGAGTGGCCCCCCAAGTGATAGGAAGAAATATAACCACTTATCGGGTTGATGGTAACGATTTTTTTGCTATTTATGAAGCGGTGTCTCAAGCTAGGCAGGCATGCATAGAAGGGCAAGGTCCAGTTTTCATTGAAGCCATGACCTATCGGTTAGGAGCCCATTCTACTTCGGATGACCCTTCAGTCTATCGTCAAGAGAAAGAAGTTTTAGAGAAGCAATTAGCTTGTCCCATTACTCGCTTAAAGAATTTTTTGGAAAAGCAAGGTTTATGGGATGTGCAACGAGAGAAAAGTTATTTAGATTCTATTAATAAAGAAATTACAGAAGCCATTCAGGTGGCCAAAGAGACCGGTAGGCCTGCTTTAGATTCTCTTATAGAAGATGTATATTTTGAAGTGCCAGCTAGCCTTGCAGCTCAGTATGAAGACATCCAATCGCTTTATCATGCATAA
- a CDS encoding alpha-ketoacid dehydrogenase subunit beta, with amino-acid sequence MAIMNIIQSLNHTLHQEFTRDARLLTFGEDVGAFGGVFRVTTGLQEKFGEERCFDTPLAEAGIVGFGIGIAQKGLKPICEIQFADYIYPAFDQIVNEMAKMRYRTGNQYSSAMVIRTPYGGGIHGGHYHSQSPEAFFLHIPGLVVAVISSPYDAKGLLASAIRSNDPVLLLEPKRIYRSLKQEVPEEEYLIPFGQAHVERAGRDITLIGWGAQHHQNKQAAEELAQQENIDVEVINLRTLNPLDIHTLVASVNKTGRCVVCHEAPLTQGFGAEISALIHEHCLLKLQAPVKRCCGLDTPFPHTLEKEYLPDTPRVKKAILETLNY; translated from the coding sequence ATGGCTATCATGAACATTATTCAATCTTTAAATCACACTCTTCATCAAGAGTTTACACGTGACGCACGTTTACTAACTTTTGGTGAGGATGTAGGAGCCTTCGGAGGGGTCTTTCGCGTAACCACTGGCTTGCAAGAAAAATTTGGGGAAGAGCGTTGCTTTGATACTCCTTTGGCAGAAGCTGGCATCGTAGGTTTTGGTATAGGCATTGCACAAAAAGGCCTTAAGCCTATCTGTGAAATTCAATTTGCCGATTATATCTACCCAGCTTTTGACCAGATTGTTAACGAGATGGCTAAGATGCGTTATCGCACCGGCAACCAGTACAGCAGCGCGATGGTTATACGCACTCCCTATGGGGGAGGGATTCATGGAGGACATTACCATTCTCAATCGCCAGAGGCTTTCTTCCTTCATATTCCCGGCCTGGTGGTAGCAGTAATTTCTTCTCCTTATGATGCTAAAGGATTGCTTGCCTCTGCTATTCGTTCCAATGATCCTGTCCTGTTATTAGAACCCAAAAGGATTTACCGCTCTTTAAAGCAAGAAGTACCTGAAGAAGAATATTTAATTCCTTTTGGCCAAGCCCATGTGGAACGTGCCGGTAGGGACATAACCTTGATTGGCTGGGGAGCCCAGCATCATCAAAATAAGCAGGCGGCAGAGGAGTTGGCCCAGCAAGAAAATATTGATGTAGAAGTTATAAACCTACGTACTTTAAATCCTTTAGATATCCATACCTTAGTCGCATCAGTCAATAAGACAGGTCGCTGTGTTGTTTGCCATGAAGCGCCTTTAACTCAAGGTTTTGGTGCCGAGATTTCGGCATTGATTCATGAACATTGCTTGCTAAAACTTCAAGCACCTGTTAAACGTTGCTGCGGCTTAGACACACCTTTTCCTCATACTTTAGAGAAAGAATATTTGCCCGATACTCCTCGCGTTAAGAAGGCAATTTTAGAAACCCTTAATTACTAA
- a CDS encoding dihydrolipoamide acetyltransferase family protein has product MAKIHTVTLPDIGEGVIEGEVVEWLKDVQDTVLQDEPVVIVMTDKATVELPSPYPGKIAKHYYKPGEISIKGKPLYDIELLEGHTAVPAPQSRLKESSLPKPCPLPPLAPSHMSAPALAPGSSNILALPSTRKLAQEMGIDICQVQGMGKAGRVRPEDLRQYVRPWPKENLDTPVLRLEEDKELPIIGIKNLMYQKMVESKRKIPHFSYFEKAEATRLVRLRQKFKEEGAKKNIQVTYMPFLLKALSLTLNKFPQFNSSVDQHKLIIHQHHHIGIAMASPLGLIVPVLKNVQALSLIDLIYAYEELKNRANTNKLQPSEMKEGTITISNFGVLGDGGLWATPIINYPEVAILAVNRIQKQPWACNDEVVLRDVLNLSWSFDHRIIDGDQAAAFSHYYAHLIKNPAPLL; this is encoded by the coding sequence ATGGCTAAAATTCATACCGTGACCTTGCCTGATATTGGGGAAGGGGTTATCGAAGGAGAAGTGGTTGAATGGCTTAAAGATGTTCAGGATACTGTCTTGCAAGATGAGCCTGTCGTAATTGTGATGACTGATAAAGCTACTGTAGAACTTCCTTCCCCTTATCCTGGAAAAATAGCCAAACATTACTATAAGCCGGGGGAGATATCGATTAAAGGAAAACCTCTTTATGATATAGAATTACTTGAAGGACATACAGCAGTGCCCGCCCCTCAGTCTAGGCTTAAAGAAAGTTCTCTCCCTAAGCCTTGTCCTTTGCCTCCGCTTGCTCCTAGTCATATGAGTGCCCCTGCTCTTGCACCTGGATCATCGAACATTTTAGCTCTGCCTTCTACAAGGAAATTAGCTCAAGAAATGGGAATTGATATCTGCCAAGTTCAAGGAATGGGCAAAGCAGGTCGCGTAAGACCGGAAGATTTACGTCAATATGTTCGACCTTGGCCCAAGGAAAATTTAGATACTCCTGTTCTTCGTCTTGAAGAAGATAAAGAGCTTCCTATCATAGGCATTAAAAATTTAATGTACCAAAAAATGGTAGAATCCAAACGTAAAATTCCTCATTTTTCTTATTTTGAAAAAGCTGAGGCGACAAGGCTTGTGCGTTTACGCCAAAAATTTAAAGAAGAAGGGGCTAAAAAGAATATTCAAGTCACTTATATGCCTTTTTTGCTTAAAGCTTTAAGTTTGACTTTAAATAAATTTCCTCAGTTTAATAGTTCGGTGGATCAACATAAGCTGATTATTCATCAGCATCATCATATAGGCATTGCCATGGCATCGCCACTAGGATTAATAGTACCGGTACTTAAAAATGTTCAAGCTCTTTCTTTGATCGATCTAATTTATGCTTATGAGGAACTTAAAAATAGAGCTAATACTAATAAACTTCAGCCGAGTGAGATGAAAGAAGGGACTATTACTATCAGTAACTTTGGGGTCTTAGGGGATGGTGGCCTATGGGCGACGCCTATCATTAATTATCCTGAAGTAGCTATCTTAGCCGTTAATCGCATTCAAAAACAGCCATGGGCTTGTAATGATGAAGTAGTGCTCAGGGATGTTCTTAATTTATCCTGGAGTTTTGACCATAGGATCATAGATGGCGATCAAGCGGCAGCTTTTTCTCACTATTATGCTCACCTTATCAAGAATCCAGCCCCTCTATTGTAA